The region TGTTTCGCGTTCTCATGTTGGACATGCCCGTTTGTCCCGGAAAGAAGTAGTAACCTTACGTAAAAAAATAAAACAGCCTCTTCCATTCGAGACTGTTTTACGCCTGTACGGGTTCCGGCGGTACATCGCTGTCGGAATACCGATGATCCAGATCCACGAATTTATTATATTCTTTGACAAATGCCAGTTCCACATTACCGACTGGACCGTTACGCTGCTTGGAAATAATAATTTCAATAATGTTCTGCTTTTCTGATTCCTGGTCATAGTAATCATCACGATACAGGAACCCGACAATATCAGCATCCTGCTCAATACTTCCGGACTCACGCAGGTCAGACATCATTGGCCGCTTGTCCTGGCGCGATTCAACTCCACGTGATAGCTGTGACAGAGCAATCAATGGCACGTTCAACTCACGAGCCAGTGCTTTTAATGCACGTGATATTTCCGAAACTTCCTGCTGCCGGTTTTCCCGGGAGTTTCCGCTGCCCTGAATCAATTGCAAGTAATCAATTAAAATCATGCCAAGACCATGCTCTTGCTTCAGGCGGCGGCACTTGGACCTGATTTCACTGACACGAATACCGGGAGAATCATCAATATAAATTCCGGCATTGGACAAACTGCCCATCGCCATTGTCAGCTTACTCCAATCATCCGCCTCCAGCCTGCCTGTCCTGAGACGCTGGGCATCGATATTTCCTTCTGCACAGAGCATTCGGGAAACAAGTTGATCTGCTCCCATCTCCAAACTGAAAATAGCAACATTTTCATCCGTGTTAATCGCAACATTCTGCGCAATATTCAAGGCAAATGCCGTCTTACCCACTGACGGACGGGCTGCGACAATAATCAGATCGTTCCGCTGAAACCCTGATGTCAGCCGATCCAAATCACGGTATCCTGTTGGAATACCCGTTACATCGGCATCATGGTGCTGAAGCTGTTCTATATTGTCATATACATCGATCAGAACATCTTTGATGGATTTAAAGGCGCCTGTATTTTTACGGCCGGAAACCTCGAGAATATTCTTTTCGGCCTCATTCAGCACATCTTCCACATCATCTTCCGTATCAAATCCGGAAGTTACAATATCGGTTGCTGTACGAATCAGCCTGCGGAGCAAAGCCTTTTCTTCGACAATTTTACTGTAGTATTCAATATTGGCTGCAGTCGGAACACTGCCGGCCAGATCTGAAAGGTATTGAACACCACCAACCTCATCCAGCTTTTTCTCATTTGATAATGAAGTCGTCACCGTTACAAGGTCAATTGGTTCGCCCCTGTCTGTCAATTTCAGCATTGCATCAAAAATACGCTGATGGCTTGCGCGGTAAAAATCTTCCGGCATCAGCGATTCAGCGGCAGAAGATAAAGCTTCGGGCTCCAGAAACACCGCTCCGATTACTGCCTGCTCTGCCTCAATGTTATGTGGCGGTGTTCGATCACTCCATATTTCATTCATGCATAATCTCCCCTTTTTAGAGGCTTGTTACAGATCCGTCTGAGACAGAATTACTTCTCAGAGACGTGAACTTTCATGGTACCGGTAACCTCGGGATGCAGTTTAACCGGAACATCCGTATAGCCCATCTCACGAATAGGGTTATCCAGTTCAATTTTGCGTTTGTCAATTTTGTGGCCATGTGTACTTTTCAATTCTTCCGCGATTTGTTTGCTTGTGATGGAACCGAACAACCGTCCGTTATCCCCGGATTTTGCTTTAATTTCGATCGTAGTATTGGCCAACTCTTCTTTCAATCTATTTGCTTCGTCCACTTCTTCCTGGGCTTTCTGCTTTTCTTTATTTTGTTTCGCTTCCAACGCCTTCAGATTTCCGGAGGTTGCTTCCACCGCCAGATTGTTCTTCAGTAAATAGTTCCGTGCATATCCGTCCGAAACGTTTTTCAGTTCACCTTTTTTACCTTTTCCTTTAACGTCTTTTGTAAATATTACTTTCATTCTGTTTCCCCTCCTTCAAAATACTCCTGCAATATCTCTTTTAACAATTTTTCAGCATCTTCAATCGTTGTATCCTCAATCTGGGTTGCGGCATTGGTTAAATGTCCGCCACCATTCATCTGCTCCATTATGATCTGTACATTGACATCCCCAAGGGAACGGGCACTGATACCGATTCGGTCATCATTGCGCTCGGAAATGACAAAGGATGCCGAGATGCCGCTCATTGTCAGCAAAGTATCTGCAGCCTGAGCAATTAATACTCCTCCATACACTTCGCCCGGCTTTCCTTTTGATATGGCAATCGTATCATGGAAAATCTCCGCACGTTCAATCAATCTGCTCCGCTTAATATAAATATCCAGATCTTCTTTCATGAACTGCTGGACAAGAACAGTATCTGCGCCTTTTGAACGCAAATAGGAAGCAGCATCAAATGTACGTGATCCGGTTCGCAGTGTAAAACTTTTCGTATCAACAATAATCCCGGCTAATAGGGCTGTTGCCTCAAGCATTTTCAGTTTTAATGTTTTCGGCTGGTATTCCAGCAGTTCCGTTACCAACTCTGCTGTCGATGAAGCATACGGTTCCATATATACCAGCGTAGGGTTTTCAATGAACTCCTCTGCCCGTCTGTGGTGATCAATAACGACCTTGTACTCGGATTTATTCAATAACCGTGGATTGGCAACCATGGATGGTTTGTGTGTGTCCACAACAACGACCAGACTTTTGCTCGTTATGATGGCTTCTGACTCCTCAGGGTCCACAAAATGCTGCCACAAATCGTCCTGTTCTCTTATGGCGTCAATCAACCGATAAACACCTGTATCAATATCATCCGGATCAAGTACAATGTATCCTTCCACACCATTGATTTTGGCGATGTTCAAGATACCGATAGCTGCACCAACCGAATCCATATCAGGTGACTTATGACCCATGATAATAACATTTTCACTTTCTTTTACCAGTTCTTTTAACGCATGGGAAATAACACGCGCTCTCACCCTGGTCCGCTTTTCCATCGGATTTGTTCTGCCGCCGTAAAAGCGTACTTTTCCTGAATCATCTTTTATTGCCACCTGATCACCACCGCGTCCAAGTGACAGATCCAGACTTGACTGCGCCAGCTCACCCAATGAAGGAAGCGGAACATTTCCATAACCGATACCGATACTCAACGTCAGCGGTATGTTATGTTCGGCATTCAGTCCACGAACTTCATCCAGAATATCAAACTTTGATTTCTCCAGCTGATCGAGTGTTTCTTTCGTGGAAACAGCCAGAAAACGATCCTGGGAAGTACGTTTCAAATAAATTCCATAGTCATTCGACCAACTATTCAGTACCGAAGTCACTTTTGAATTCAGCTGACTTTTCAGGGTATCGTCCATGTTCTGAGTGATTTCTTCATAGTTATCCAGAAATATTATCGATAAAACCGTTTGCTCGTTATGATAGAGTTTCTGTATTTGGGATTGTGTAGTCCGGTCAAACAGATACAGCAATCGTTCATTTTTTTTAACGACCGTCTGAAACCTGTACGATTCCAATTCCAGCCACACTTCACTGTTATCCTCTTTTATTTGTGAAATCAAGTTGTCATCCAAAATGGAAAGGGATGTACCAACAAGGGTATCGTTCTCTGCAAAGTCATTCATATATGGATTTGCCCATTCAACCACATAATCATCGTTGAATAGCACAATCCCGATCGGCATCTCCAATAATGCCTCTTCACCAACCCTTTTAATACGGTGCGAAAGGGTGGAAATATACTGTTCAGTTCGATCCCGCATGTTACGTTCCGTTCGAATGCTGTAATAAAAAGATGCAGCAAAAAGCACCGTCATAATCAGACCCAGCACCCAATAGTAATACCAAATAAACAAAAGCACGACAACAGATAACAGGTAAATCACCCATAGATGTCTGCTTAGTATTGGTTTCTTTTTCGAATCCGGCATGAAATCAGCTCCTACTGCTTTCCTCCTGCTTATTTATTGCCTTTATCCCCAATTCGGTCTCTTAATCCGAAACCTATATCAATTATACCTAATAGACGTACAAGGTAAAGAAGAAAAAATGGGAAAAAGAACGACAGTACCACACTTAAAATAGGCAGTGCCTTTGAAATATTTTTCTGATGGGCGTAAAAGAAAATAAATGAAAAACCCTGTAGTGTCATCAGTATTCCAGTAAGCCACATAATATTATTTACTGCCAAATATAACGTACCGGAAGAATCCAAATCAAAGAAAGTAATTATCAGGGATAAAAAGTAAATCCAGATCAGCGCCACCGGAAACCTTAGCGTGCGAAACGGCGGGAATGCCAATCGTTTTTGGTACAAACGGTTGATTACTTTGTATGCCACCCACTGGCTGATGAACGCAAATATGATTGCCATAATTGCCAGCCCGACCGGCAGCAAATTCGTTATCATCGATATTTGCTCTTTCACAATGTTCATTTCTTCCTCTGTCAACTGCCCGAGACCGAACTGATTCATTATGTTTTGACTCATCTGCATTGATTCGGTCAACATCGCATTTAATTCATTAATCCAGTTAACGTCAAAAATGATTTGACTGAACAGGAAGGTGAATAGCAGCCCTAATACAAAGCCAATTGATCCACGTGCCCACGTTTCATAGGCGGATAAGCCGTTATGGATTGCAGCACCAATCATTATTCCGCCTAAGCAAGTAAGAACTGTGACAGGCAGGGACAGAAAGGTTGCAAAAAGGGACGATAAGACTAAAATGGCCCCGATCATAATGGCGACTGATTTCCAATGATAACGGGCTGCATACATAATAACCGGAACAGGCAGGACAAAAGCCGCCACAAATGAGATAAATGGAACAAATAGAGCTATCAGCAGCAGAACGATATATAGTGCTGTAAGCATTGCACCATCTGTCAGTTTTTTTGAATTCATATATTGCACCTACATCTTTGAAATTTTATCATTAGTATATGATAACACGATTTCACCCTTAATTGGTGGATAAACAAATTATTTCCCGGGCAATAATTGACGAATCGTGTCTTTTCCATTAAAAGTCATGGAATCTTCATTCCCGAAAAGCGATTTTGTCGTAGTTTTCCATTATAATATAAAGCGTAAGCAATATTTTCACGAAGGATGGAACGAATGATTTTTCTACAGGCCTTTTTACATAGCATCAGGTTGCCCAGGAAACAGGCAATGTTTAAACTGAATCGCATTGGGATGGACATTACTGTCGTATATATGTTTATCCTGATATTCGTTGTATCGCTGCCTTCGTTCATAAACAGGATTACATCCGCGGACGGCCTGGGAGCAGATATGCCTTTCCTGATGCACGTTATATATTTTTTTATGTTTTACTATTTACCATTAACCATCATGCTTTTTTTGCTTATTTCAATAATTGCATATATCGGAACGCTTATTGCAAAAGCGCTGAACCGGAAAATCCGCTTTTCAATTTTGTGGAAAATGACCGCATACACCACGACTATCCCATTCCTGGTCTATACAATTGCTGCCTTGATTTTCCCTGTAGGTGATTCTTATTTATGGATTTTTATTATCTATTCCATGCTGTTTATTGTTAAAATTATTACAGTTTATCCAAGGCGAAAAACACGAAAATAGGGGTTTTGTTGGCTATGAAATATGTAAAATTGTTTTCATTTATTCTCGTATTACTATTGGCAGCCGGTTGTTCCAACAGTGCAAATGAAACAGAACATAAAATTTTCGTCTCAGCAGCAGCAAGTCTGTCCGGTCCATTGAATGAAATTGTGGATGAATTTCAAAAAAAATATCCGGATACCGTTGTTACACTGCATTTTGGTGCGTCAGGAAAACTTGCCCAGCAAATTCAACAGGGAGCACCGGTTGATGTTTTCCTGTCTGCCGATGAACGGAGAATGGACATCCTTGCAGAACAAAATATGATATTAGCTGATACACGCACCATTTTCACCAAAAACAAACTTGTGCTGATTACCAACAAAAACAGTGATGTATCCGTTGAGTCGTTAGAAGCACTTTCATCTACCAATCTCACTCAGATTACAGTCGGAAATCCGGAAAGTGTTCCTGCCGGTACATATGCCAAACAAGCGCTGCAAAACGTTGGAGTCTGGAACGAACTAAAGGGCAATTTTGTATTCGCGAAAGATGCGCGGCAGGTCCTCACCTATGTTGAATCAGGAAATACCAATTTGGGATTTGTTTATGTTTCTGACTTAAAACGATCTGATCTAGTACGAGGCATCCTCGAAGTTGATGCAGATTTATACGAACCAATCGTCTATCCGGCAGCAGTAATTTCGACCAGTGAAAACACCGAACAGGCAAAAACATTTATTTCATTTTTAAAATCCGATCAAGCTCAGTCGATATTGTCCAATGCCGGATTTGGTTCATGAAGGTGGGTATGGAATGGATTTAACACCATTATTTCTGTCATTAAAAATAGCAGGCATTGCCACGGTAATTGTACTTGTGCTCGGTGTATTTCTTGCACGAGTTGTTGCTCGCAACCAGTTTCCCGGAAAGCGTATTTTGGAATCCTGTCTGATGCTCCCCCTGGTCCTGCCTCCTACAGTAGTCGGGTTTGGACTGCTTTTTTTATTTGGAGCGAACGGGCCAATCGGCAGCTGGTTGCTGTCCTGGTTTGATTTTCAGATTGTCTTTACCTGGATTGGCGCTGTTATCGCTGCTGTTGTCGTCTCGTTCCCATTAATGTACCAGAGTGCTGCCGCTTCCTTCCAAAATTATGATCCAAATCTGGAAAATGCAGCGCTAACGATGGGGGCATCCAAATGGAAGGTTTTCTGGACCATTTCCTTCCCGCTCGCCCGGCCCGGACTAATTGCCGGACTTGTATTAACATTTGCCCGTGCCCTGGGTGAATTTGGCGCAACATTGATGATAGCCGGCTACATTCCAAATCGAACTGAAACAATACCGCTTACCATTTATTTTGCTGTCGAATCCGGCAACATGGATGCGGCTGTGTTTTGGGTGCTGAGTATCATTGCCGTTGGGTTTTGTGCAATTTTATGGCTCAATTGGTGGAACGGAAAAAATATTCTTCGGTTTTCGACTGACAAATAACAGGTGGGTTGATAATGCTGACATTGGACATTACCAAAAAGCTGAAAGACTTAACAATTGAGGTTTCTTTCAATATTCACGGGGAAATCGCCGTCCTGTTTGGACCATCCGGAGCAGGAAAAACAACCATTTTGAACTGCATTTCCGGTCTGTCCAACCCTGATTCAGGCCGTATTATACTGAACGATCGAATTCTTTTCCAGGATCAGGTAAAACCACTTGCTGTGCAGAAAAGAAATATCGGGTATCTGTTCCAGGACTACGCGCTTTTTCCGCATATGACGATTGAACAAAACATTAAATATGGGATGAAAGATGAAACGCTTATGCGTCAACTCGTGGAAGTTGTCGGCATCCGGCATTTGCTGGGGAGCTATCCGCATCAGATCTCCGGCGGCGAAAAACAGCGTTCAGCACTTGTCCGGGCACTTGCAACACAACCGGACGCATTGCTGCTGGACGAGCCATTTTCTTCACTTGATGATAAAACAAAGGAAGAATGTCAAAAAGAGCTGCTGCGTCTCCATTCGCTTTGGAAAATCCCTATTATTCTGGTCACACACGATCATGATGAAGCTGTAAAGCTGGGAAATCGGATTTTGCAGATTGAGGAAGGAAAAATAATGAATAATCAGTTAAAATAGCAAACATTTCACACGGTACATGTAGAGAGTCAGCTTTGGTCTGTTACGGTGTAGGCAGTCTGACGTTATAAACTATAGCAAAAGCGGAAGCATACTTGCTTCCGCTTTCCTTATTACTCAGCCACATATGGCAATAATGCCATCTGACGAGCACGTTTAATAGCTTTTGTTAGTTTACGCTGATACTTTGCAGAAGTTCCAGTTACACGACGAGGAAGAATCTTTCCACGCTCAGAAATGAAACGTCTTAGCAAATCAACATCTTTATAGTCAATGTGTGTAATTCCGTTTGCTGTGAAATAACACACTTTACGACGCTTTGCACGACCGCGACGAGCTGCCATGATTAACCCTCCTTCAAGTTATATCCATTCTTGATCAGAATGGCAAATCATCATCTGATATATCGATAGGCTCTCCGTTATTTTTAAACGGGTCCTCTTCGTTTTGATTTTGGTTCTGGTTTTGGTTCTGGTTTTGGTTCATCCGGTTCTGATTCTGGTTTTGATTTTGCTGGAATCCTGATGACTGCTGTCCTCTGCTTTGCGAGGAACCTTTTGTTTCCAGAAATTGAACACTGTCTGCGACAACTTCTGTTACAAATACAGTTTTACCATCCTGTCCTTCAAATGTCCGTGTTTGTATACGTCCATCAACACCTATCATACTGCCTTTTTTCATATAGTTCGCAAGGTTTTCAGCCGGTCGGCGCCAGACAACACAATTAATGAAGTCTGCGTCACGGTTTCCCTGCTGATTGGAAAAAGGACGATTGACTGCTACGGTAAAGTTGGCTACTGCCACTCCGTTCGGTGTATAACGTAAATCAGGATCCTTCGTTAATCTGCCGACAAGTACGACACGATTCAACATCAGAACCACCCCTTATTATTGATCATCTTCTCGAATTGCCATATTACGAATAATATCGTCAGAGAACTTAGCAAGACGATCAAACTCGTTGATAGCTTTTTCATCACCGCTAAAGTTAATGACTACATAATATCCATCACGGTAATCATTGATTTCATAAGCAAGACGTTTCTTGCCTTTTTCATCAACTTTTTCAATCTCCGCTCCGTTGTCAGTCAATACGTTGTTGAAACGCTCAACCAAAGCTGTTTGAGCTTCTTCTTCGATATCCGGGCGGACGATGTACATGATTTCGTATTTTCTCATCCGTTGCACCTCCTTTTGGTCTTAGCGGCCCCATTTTTATGCCGGCTCAGCGTAATGGCTGTCCATTATCTATAAGCCTGCACGTCATGAAGCAAGGAGTAATCTATTTTCATTACTCACGATAGTGTATTATACCAAATCTTATTTTAAAAAACAACCATTCGAGGGATCCTTTTTACGCTATACATTAAACCGGAAATGGATAACATCGCCATCCAAGACGATATATTCTTTTCCTTCCAGACGAACCTTGCCATTTTCCCGTGCCTTGGCCATCCCCTGTGCGTCCATAAGGTCGTCATAGGAGACGGTTTCGGCACGGATAAAACCTTTTTCAAAATCAGTGTGTATAATTCCGGCAGCCTGTGGTGCCTTGATGCCTTTACGAAAAGTCCAGGCACGTACTTCCGGCTCGCCGGCGGTAAAATAAGTTGCCAGTCCAAGCAAATTGTACGAAGCTTTAATCAATTTATCCAGTCCTGATTCATTAATGCCGAGATCCTCCAGGAATTCTTCTTTTTCTTCCTGTTCCAATTCGGCAATTTCTTCTTCAATTTTGGCACAGACGACGATTACTTCGGCATTTTCGTTTGCAGCATATTCTTTTACCTTTTGCACATTTTCATTTCCGTCGGGATCAGCCACTTCTTCCTCACTGACATTTGCCACATACAATGTAGGCTTGCTTGTCAATAAATGAAGACCTTTCACCACTTTCCACTGCTCTTCGGAAAATTCCAATGCCCTTACAGGCTGGTCGTTTTCAAGGCCTTCCTTCAGCGTTAAAAGAATATTCTGTTCCGCAACTGCTTCCTTATCTTTCTGTCTGGCCATTTTTTCAACTCGCTGCAGACGCTTATTGACGGTTTCCAGGTCGGCAAGAATCAGCTCCAGATTAATGATTTCGATATCATCAATCGGATCAATTTTACCTGATACGTGGGTAATATTATCATCCCGAAAACACCGCACTACCTGGCAAATCGCATCAACCTGTCGAATATGGGATAAAAACTGATTCCCAAGTCCTTCCCCTTTACTTGCACCTTTCACGATTCCGGCAATATCAGTAAATTCAAAAGCCGTTGGAACCGTCTTTTTTGGGTGATACATTTCTGTTAATTTATTCAAGCGATTGTCCGGAACTTCGACAATTCCAACATTCGGGTCAATCGTGGCAAATGGATAGTTTGCCGCTTCTGCCCCAGCCTGTGTAATTGCATTAAACAACGTTGATTTCCCAACGTTCGGAAGCCCGACAATTCCTGCTGTTAAAGACATTCAACTTTCACTCCTTAAGGGTTGCCATTCATATGAACGCTTCAGTCATACCAATTATAGATACAACCAAATAAATTGACAAGTTATCAAAAAACAAAAATGGGCAACAAAAGTCACCCATTTTTGCCTTTTACCCTATTATTTTTAATTTTTCTATCTCTATATAGCTCTATAATACTATTTTTTGGACACTTTAGTCAATTTTAACCAATTTATTTTTCGGCTTTTTCAAGGACTTTTTTCATTTTCCTCGTAAATTCTTTGCGCGGCAGCATAACACTGTGACTGCATCCAAGGCATTTTATCCGTATATCCATTCCCATGCGGATAATCTGCCAGCGGTTTTCTCCGCACGGATGCTGTTTTTTCATTTGTACAACATCATTCAGTCCGAATTCCTTATCAACCATTCTATCCATACCTCGCTTTCCATTATGGACAACCTCTGCGTTTGATCAAATGCCCAGGTGCAACGTTTCCCACATTATTCTGCACCATCCCCATCTGTTCCGATATCACGTCTGTCAGGTTTCCATCTTCCTGACTCTGTTTTCTTACCCGATAGTTGGCTATCCGAATCATCCTCTGATTGATTCTCACTTTTACTTGCAGCAGTTTGTTTTAAACTGTCATGTTCGTACGGCAAGT is a window of Virgibacillus ihumii DNA encoding:
- the rpsF gene encoding 30S ribosomal protein S6, producing the protein MRKYEIMYIVRPDIEEEAQTALVERFNNVLTDNGAEIEKVDEKGKKRLAYEINDYRDGYYVVINFSGDEKAINEFDRLAKFSDDIIRNMAIREDDQ
- the modB gene encoding molybdate ABC transporter permease subunit, whose product is MDLTPLFLSLKIAGIATVIVLVLGVFLARVVARNQFPGKRILESCLMLPLVLPPTVVGFGLLFLFGANGPIGSWLLSWFDFQIVFTWIGAVIAAVVVSFPLMYQSAAASFQNYDPNLENAALTMGASKWKVFWTISFPLARPGLIAGLVLTFARALGEFGATLMIAGYIPNRTETIPLTIYFAVESGNMDAAVFWVLSIIAVGFCAILWLNWWNGKNILRFSTDK
- a CDS encoding DUF1189 family protein, with the protein product MIFLQAFLHSIRLPRKQAMFKLNRIGMDITVVYMFILIFVVSLPSFINRITSADGLGADMPFLMHVIYFFMFYYLPLTIMLFLLISIIAYIGTLIAKALNRKIRFSILWKMTAYTTTIPFLVYTIAALIFPVGDSYLWIFIIYSMLFIVKIITVYPRRKTRK
- the modA gene encoding molybdate ABC transporter substrate-binding protein, producing MKYVKLFSFILVLLLAAGCSNSANETEHKIFVSAAASLSGPLNEIVDEFQKKYPDTVVTLHFGASGKLAQQIQQGAPVDVFLSADERRMDILAEQNMILADTRTIFTKNKLVLITNKNSDVSVESLEALSSTNLTQITVGNPESVPAGTYAKQALQNVGVWNELKGNFVFAKDARQVLTYVESGNTNLGFVYVSDLKRSDLVRGILEVDADLYEPIVYPAAVISTSENTEQAKTFISFLKSDQAQSILSNAGFGS
- a CDS encoding DUF951 domain-containing protein, with translation MVDKEFGLNDVVQMKKQHPCGENRWQIIRMGMDIRIKCLGCSHSVMLPRKEFTRKMKKVLEKAEK
- the dnaB gene encoding replicative DNA helicase, whose translation is MNEIWSDRTPPHNIEAEQAVIGAVFLEPEALSSAAESLMPEDFYRASHQRIFDAMLKLTDRGEPIDLVTVTTSLSNEKKLDEVGGVQYLSDLAGSVPTAANIEYYSKIVEEKALLRRLIRTATDIVTSGFDTEDDVEDVLNEAEKNILEVSGRKNTGAFKSIKDVLIDVYDNIEQLQHHDADVTGIPTGYRDLDRLTSGFQRNDLIIVAARPSVGKTAFALNIAQNVAINTDENVAIFSLEMGADQLVSRMLCAEGNIDAQRLRTGRLEADDWSKLTMAMGSLSNAGIYIDDSPGIRVSEIRSKCRRLKQEHGLGMILIDYLQLIQGSGNSRENRQQEVSEISRALKALARELNVPLIALSQLSRGVESRQDKRPMMSDLRESGSIEQDADIVGFLYRDDYYDQESEKQNIIEIIISKQRNGPVGNVELAFVKEYNKFVDLDHRYSDSDVPPEPVQA
- a CDS encoding DHH family phosphoesterase, with product MPDSKKKPILSRHLWVIYLLSVVVLLFIWYYYWVLGLIMTVLFAASFYYSIRTERNMRDRTEQYISTLSHRIKRVGEEALLEMPIGIVLFNDDYVVEWANPYMNDFAENDTLVGTSLSILDDNLISQIKEDNSEVWLELESYRFQTVVKKNERLLYLFDRTTQSQIQKLYHNEQTVLSIIFLDNYEEITQNMDDTLKSQLNSKVTSVLNSWSNDYGIYLKRTSQDRFLAVSTKETLDQLEKSKFDILDEVRGLNAEHNIPLTLSIGIGYGNVPLPSLGELAQSSLDLSLGRGGDQVAIKDDSGKVRFYGGRTNPMEKRTRVRARVISHALKELVKESENVIIMGHKSPDMDSVGAAIGILNIAKINGVEGYIVLDPDDIDTGVYRLIDAIREQDDLWQHFVDPEESEAIITSKSLVVVVDTHKPSMVANPRLLNKSEYKVVIDHHRRAEEFIENPTLVYMEPYASSTAELVTELLEYQPKTLKLKMLEATALLAGIIVDTKSFTLRTGSRTFDAASYLRSKGADTVLVQQFMKEDLDIYIKRSRLIERAEIFHDTIAISKGKPGEVYGGVLIAQAADTLLTMSGISASFVISERNDDRIGISARSLGDVNVQIIMEQMNGGGHLTNAATQIEDTTIEDAEKLLKEILQEYFEGGETE
- the rpsR gene encoding 30S ribosomal protein S18 is translated as MAARRGRAKRRKVCYFTANGITHIDYKDVDLLRRFISERGKILPRRVTGTSAKYQRKLTKAIKRARQMALLPYVAE
- a CDS encoding YybS family protein yields the protein MNSKKLTDGAMLTALYIVLLLIALFVPFISFVAAFVLPVPVIMYAARYHWKSVAIMIGAILVLSSLFATFLSLPVTVLTCLGGIMIGAAIHNGLSAYETWARGSIGFVLGLLFTFLFSQIIFDVNWINELNAMLTESMQMSQNIMNQFGLGQLTEEEMNIVKEQISMITNLLPVGLAIMAIIFAFISQWVAYKVINRLYQKRLAFPPFRTLRFPVALIWIYFLSLIITFFDLDSSGTLYLAVNNIMWLTGILMTLQGFSFIFFYAHQKNISKALPILSVVLSFFFPFFLLYLVRLLGIIDIGFGLRDRIGDKGNK
- the rplI gene encoding 50S ribosomal protein L9, whose product is MKVIFTKDVKGKGKKGELKNVSDGYARNYLLKNNLAVEATSGNLKALEAKQNKEKQKAQEEVDEANRLKEELANTTIEIKAKSGDNGRLFGSITSKQIAEELKSTHGHKIDKRKIELDNPIREMGYTDVPVKLHPEVTGTMKVHVSEK
- a CDS encoding ATP-binding cassette domain-containing protein, with protein sequence MLTLDITKKLKDLTIEVSFNIHGEIAVLFGPSGAGKTTILNCISGLSNPDSGRIILNDRILFQDQVKPLAVQKRNIGYLFQDYALFPHMTIEQNIKYGMKDETLMRQLVEVVGIRHLLGSYPHQISGGEKQRSALVRALATQPDALLLDEPFSSLDDKTKEECQKELLRLHSLWKIPIILVTHDHDEAVKLGNRILQIEEGKIMNNQLK
- the ssb gene encoding single-stranded DNA-binding protein produces the protein MLNRVVLVGRLTKDPDLRYTPNGVAVANFTVAVNRPFSNQQGNRDADFINCVVWRRPAENLANYMKKGSMIGVDGRIQTRTFEGQDGKTVFVTEVVADSVQFLETKGSSQSRGQQSSGFQQNQNQNQNRMNQNQNQNQNQNQNEEDPFKNNGEPIDISDDDLPF
- the ychF gene encoding redox-regulated ATPase YchF; its protein translation is MSLTAGIVGLPNVGKSTLFNAITQAGAEAANYPFATIDPNVGIVEVPDNRLNKLTEMYHPKKTVPTAFEFTDIAGIVKGASKGEGLGNQFLSHIRQVDAICQVVRCFRDDNITHVSGKIDPIDDIEIINLELILADLETVNKRLQRVEKMARQKDKEAVAEQNILLTLKEGLENDQPVRALEFSEEQWKVVKGLHLLTSKPTLYVANVSEEEVADPDGNENVQKVKEYAANENAEVIVVCAKIEEEIAELEQEEKEEFLEDLGINESGLDKLIKASYNLLGLATYFTAGEPEVRAWTFRKGIKAPQAAGIIHTDFEKGFIRAETVSYDDLMDAQGMAKARENGKVRLEGKEYIVLDGDVIHFRFNV